The Triticum aestivum cultivar Chinese Spring chromosome 3A, IWGSC CS RefSeq v2.1, whole genome shotgun sequence genome includes a region encoding these proteins:
- the LOC123058420 gene encoding pathogenesis-related genes transcriptional activator PTI6-like yields MSRSRTVRIYWDDPDVTDSSSEEEDGCAARRVGRMVRELPPAPAPLVHAAAAAAAASPEQCSAGDDDLPRRVGGCTGARKRLAKGGGSAAQSTKFRGVRRRPWGKFAAEIRDPWRGVRVWLGTFDTAEEAARVYDNAAIQLRGATATTNFSTSTNSEGGQEDLTAAGYESGAESSQAVSSPTSVLRKVPSMSSLAEDRGDSEACQGDAAAGSSLSVPEELGEFVPFEDAPVYSSSSFWDFEPQSGFLYAEPSSAEEASWDASAGGEPWAAPVQENDYFFQDLRDLFPLNQLPAIF; encoded by the coding sequence ATGTCGCGGTCGCGCACGGTGCGAATCTACTGGGACGATCCCGACGTGACGGACtcgtccagcgaggaggaggacggcTGCGCCGCTCGGAGGGTGGGAAGGATGGTGCGGGAGCTCCCGCCGGCCCCGGCGCCGCTGgtgcacgcggcggcggcggcggctgctgcttcgCCGGAGCAGTGCAGCGCGGGAGACGACGACCTGCCGAGGCGTGTTGGTGGGTGCACCGGTGCGCGGAAGAGGCTGGCCAAGGGCGGCGGCTCCGCTGCGCAGAGCACCAAGTTCCGCGGCGTCAGGCGGCGGCCGTGGGGCAAGTTCGCGGCGGAGATCCGCGACCCGTGGCGTGGCGTGCGCGTCtggctcggcaccttcgacaccgccgAAGAGGCCGCGCGCGTGTACGACAACGCGGCCATTCAGCTCCGCGGCGCCACCGCCACGACCAACTTCTCCACGTCCACCAACTCGGAGGGCGGCCAGGAGGACCTGACGGCGGCCGGGTACGAGTCCGGCGCCGAGTCCTCGCAGGCGGTGTCGTCCCCGACGTCCGTCCTCCGCAAGGTGCCGTCCATGTCGTCCTTGGCGGAGGACAGGGGCGACTCGGAGGCCTGTCAGGgcgacgccgccgccggcagcaGCCTCAGCGTTCCGGAGGAGCTGGGCGAGTTCGTGCCGTTCGAGGACGCGCCGGTCTACTCCAGCAGCAGCTTCTGGGACTTCGAGCCGCAGTCCGGGTTCCTCTACGCCGAGCCGTCGTCGGCCGAGGAGGCCTCGTGGGACGCGTCCGCCGGCGGCGAGCCGTGGGCCGCGCCGGTGCAGGAGAACGACTACTTCTTCCAGGATTTGCGCGACCTGTTCCCGCTCAACCAGCTTCCCGCGATTTTCTAG